Proteins encoded in a region of the Candidatus Saccharimonadia bacterium genome:
- the nusG gene encoding transcription termination/antitermination protein NusG has protein sequence MADSHNPTKHWYVIHTYSGYEDRVAENLRQRIETMHMADKIFDVIVPKENQIEIKNGRRRIVERRIFPGYVLVQMDVTEDSWYVVRNTPNVTGFVGSGTTPTPISEDEVKHIQKRMGVEEPKFKIDFSVGEAVNIVDGPFKGFDGMVNEIDENKGKIKVLVNMFGRETPVELDSLQVKKI, from the coding sequence ATGGCCGACAGTCACAATCCTACTAAGCACTGGTACGTAATTCATACCTATTCCGGCTACGAAGACCGCGTCGCCGAAAACTTGCGCCAACGCATCGAAACCATGCACATGGCCGACAAAATTTTCGACGTGATCGTGCCCAAAGAAAACCAGATCGAGATCAAAAACGGCCGTCGTCGCATCGTAGAGCGCCGCATCTTCCCCGGCTACGTGCTCGTGCAAATGGACGTCACCGAGGATTCTTGGTACGTCGTACGCAACACTCCCAACGTCACCGGCTTCGTCGGCTCCGGCACCACCCCCACCCCGATCTCCGAAGATGAAGTCAAGCACATCCAAAAGCGCATGGGCGTCGAGGAGCCGAAGTTCAAGATCGACTTCTCGGTCGGCGAAGCGGTCAACATCGTCGACGGCCCCTTCAAGGGCTTCGACGGCATGGTCAACGAGATCGACGAAAACAAGGGCAAAATCAAGGTTTTGGTCAACATGTTTGGCCGCGAAACCCCGGTGGAGCTCGACAGCTTGCAGGTCAAGAAGATTTAA
- the tmk gene encoding dTMP kinase — protein sequence MTARGKYIVLEGDEGAGKTAQLVRVRDRLEALGHTVEIVREPGGDPFAEELRKLLKHAEYPISPVAETLAFSAARANMIANVVKPHLDRGTWVLSDRSFLSTIIYQGGGRELISKDTKDADDKDFSTVVKYAIKDAFPNLILILDVSFEESRRRQQKRGLSPDRFDSTPEFRLRINKNYKLVKNDEGVLHVDGEGTFKVVEDRIMEAIEQHLHT from the coding sequence ATGACTGCGCGCGGTAAGTACATCGTTCTCGAAGGCGACGAGGGCGCGGGTAAAACCGCGCAGCTCGTGCGCGTGCGCGATCGCCTCGAAGCTCTCGGCCACACCGTCGAAATCGTGCGCGAGCCCGGCGGCGATCCCTTTGCCGAGGAGCTGCGCAAGCTCCTCAAACACGCCGAGTACCCCATTTCACCCGTCGCCGAAACCCTAGCCTTCTCCGCCGCCCGCGCCAACATGATCGCCAACGTCGTCAAACCCCATCTCGACCGCGGCACCTGGGTACTTTCAGATCGGTCATTTCTTTCAACCATAATCTACCAGGGAGGAGGCCGAGAGCTAATCTCAAAAGACACCAAAGACGCCGACGATAAAGACTTCTCAACCGTAGTGAAATACGCCATAAAAGATGCCTTTCCCAATCTCATCTTGATTCTCGATGTGTCGTTCGAAGAATCACGCCGCCGACAGCAAAAACGCGGCCTTTCGCCCGATCGGTTCGATAGCACCCCTGAGTTTCGTCTTCGCATCAACAAAAACTATAAGCTGGTTAAAAATGACGAAGGAGTTCTGCACGTCGACGGCGAAGGCACCTTTAAAGTAGTCGAGGATCGTATCATGGAGGCAATCGAGCAACACCTACACACTTAA
- the rplK gene encoding 50S ribosomal protein L11 gives MAKPVKANIKFRVQAGKATPAPPVGSMLGAHGVNMMEFIGAFNDQTRDMGDVVVSVKVQIFEDRTFTFAVKGESMANQIRKAAGVAKGSGVPNKTKVGSLTKAQVNELAEKKMTDMNAHTVEAAAKIVAGQARSMGIEVTD, from the coding sequence ATCGCCAAACCAGTCAAAGCCAACATCAAATTCCGCGTTCAAGCCGGCAAGGCCACCCCGGCGCCGCCCGTCGGCTCCATGCTCGGTGCCCACGGCGTCAACATGATGGAGTTCATCGGCGCCTTCAACGACCAGACCCGCGACATGGGCGACGTCGTCGTCAGCGTAAAAGTGCAAATCTTTGAAGACCGCACCTTCACCTTCGCCGTCAAGGGCGAATCCATGGCCAATCAAATCCGCAAAGCCGCCGGCGTCGCCAAAGGCTCGGGTGTTCCGAACAAAACCAAGGTCGGCAGCCTCACCAAAGCTCAAGTCAACGAGCTCGCCGAGAAGAAAATGACCGACATGAACGCCCACACCGTCGAAGCCGCGGCCAAGATTGTCGCCGGCCAAGCCCGTTCCATGGGCATCGAAGTTACCGATTAA
- the rplA gene encoding 50S ribosomal protein L1, whose translation MPNPLHLHGKKYREAAKLVDAATAYSLDDALELARKTASTKFDSSVELHINLGVDPRQADQMVRSTVVLPHGTGKTIRIAVYADGKAGDDAKTAGADIVGTDKLLADIEKGKLDFDMLIATPASMASLGKVAKVLGPRGLMPNPKSGTVTPDVAKAVKEAKAGKVEFRIDKQAIIHQVIGKVSFTPENLRENAGTLLSAILKAKPATAKGTYVKALSTTTSMGPGIKVDAAATISAIATGKK comes from the coding sequence GTGCCCAACCCGCTACACCTGCACGGCAAGAAGTACCGCGAAGCCGCCAAGCTCGTGGACGCCGCCACCGCCTACAGCCTCGATGACGCCCTGGAGCTCGCACGCAAAACCGCCAGCACCAAATTCGACAGCTCCGTCGAGCTGCACATCAACCTCGGCGTCGACCCGCGCCAGGCCGACCAAATGGTCCGATCCACCGTCGTGCTGCCCCACGGCACCGGCAAAACCATCCGCATCGCCGTCTACGCCGACGGCAAGGCCGGCGACGACGCCAAAACCGCCGGCGCCGACATCGTGGGCACCGACAAATTGCTAGCCGACATCGAAAAAGGCAAGCTCGACTTCGACATGCTCATCGCCACCCCCGCCAGCATGGCCTCACTCGGCAAAGTCGCCAAGGTCCTCGGACCGCGCGGCCTCATGCCCAACCCCAAATCCGGCACCGTCACCCCCGACGTCGCCAAGGCCGTCAAAGAAGCCAAAGCCGGCAAGGTTGAATTCCGCATCGACAAGCAGGCCATCATTCACCAGGTAATCGGCAAAGTCTCCTTCACCCCCGAGAACCTGCGCGAAAACGCCGGCACCTTGCTGAGCGCCATCCTGAAAGCCAAGCCCGCCACTGCCAAGGGCACCTACGTAAAGGCGCTTTCTACCACCACCTCCATGGGCCCCGGCATCAAAGTCGACGCCGCCGCTACCATCTCGGCAATCGCTACCGGCAAGAAATAA
- the secE gene encoding preprotein translocase subunit SecE yields the protein MTQSHELFLIWPFIKRPPEISATKPFIEYIKASRIELTKVTWPSRRNTARLTLLVIAFSLVFAAFLGGLDVIFSALVQKIIVKG from the coding sequence TTGACACAAAGCCACGAGCTTTTTTTAATTTGGCCGTTTATCAAGCGGCCGCCGGAGATCTCCGCCACGAAGCCGTTCATCGAGTACATCAAAGCCTCGCGCATCGAACTCACCAAGGTCACGTGGCCGTCGCGCCGCAACACCGCTCGTCTCACGTTGCTCGTTATCGCGTTTTCGCTCGTTTTCGCCGCCTTCTTGGGTGGCCTCGATGTCATCTTCTCCGCTCTGGTTCAGAAAATAATCGTTAAAGGGTAA
- a CDS encoding glycosyl hydrolase encodes MRRSVFVCAVVCVVTLGAPGYTSLDLAPSVAPLRTTPPGPTQEAAVADAPPGTVLGLADPSVIGMSPSDLDTRFGLISASHAAGLRVDLFWRTIESQPGVLKWSKFDPIVRAAAGHGTPVLAILDYAPPWAGRPGCTDTGPRCAPTDPAAFAAFAQTVVSRYAPLGVHQYEIWNEPNMAARWWPRPSAAEYSSVVRAVCPVIKQADPRAVVVVGALGLGPGANDIAMATFGQQFFAASPGTCWDAFSVHLYNQTTAWDQAMQVRQQMVANGAGAKRMWVTEAGQATSGACGATGNPSEARQAQFLTDIVGLVRGQPWMGPVFWFAAQDVPVFGSRFGITCHGGAPKPALGVFRQLVP; translated from the coding sequence TTGAGACGATCGGTGTTTGTTTGCGCGGTGGTGTGCGTGGTGACTCTGGGCGCGCCGGGGTACACCTCGCTGGATCTGGCGCCGTCGGTGGCTCCGTTGCGCACGACGCCGCCTGGCCCTACGCAGGAGGCCGCGGTTGCCGATGCGCCGCCTGGTACTGTCCTGGGGCTGGCTGATCCGAGCGTGATCGGGATGAGCCCGAGCGACCTCGATACCCGGTTTGGCTTGATAAGTGCCAGCCACGCGGCGGGTTTGCGCGTGGACTTATTTTGGCGCACGATCGAATCGCAGCCGGGGGTGCTCAAGTGGAGCAAATTTGATCCCATTGTCCGGGCGGCGGCCGGTCATGGCACGCCGGTGTTGGCGATACTGGACTACGCGCCGCCGTGGGCGGGACGGCCGGGTTGTACCGACACGGGGCCGCGGTGTGCGCCGACTGATCCCGCCGCCTTTGCGGCTTTCGCGCAAACGGTGGTTTCACGCTACGCGCCGCTTGGTGTTCATCAGTATGAGATATGGAATGAGCCGAATATGGCGGCGCGGTGGTGGCCTCGTCCCAGTGCGGCGGAATACTCTAGCGTGGTGCGGGCGGTTTGCCCGGTGATTAAGCAGGCGGATCCGAGGGCGGTGGTGGTGGTCGGGGCGCTGGGTTTGGGCCCGGGTGCGAACGATATCGCGATGGCGACGTTTGGGCAGCAATTTTTTGCGGCTTCGCCGGGTACGTGCTGGGATGCTTTTAGTGTGCATTTATACAATCAAACGACGGCGTGGGATCAGGCGATGCAGGTTCGCCAGCAGATGGTTGCCAATGGTGCCGGTGCTAAGCGGATGTGGGTGACCGAGGCCGGACAGGCAACCTCGGGTGCGTGTGGGGCGACTGGCAATCCTAGTGAGGCTCGGCAAGCTCAGTTCTTGACCGATATTGTGGGGTTGGTGCGCGGTCAGCCATGGATGGGGCCGGTATTTTGGTTTGCGGCGCAGGATGTGCCGGTCTTTGGTAGTCGTTTCGGCATTACCTGCCATGGCGGCGCGCCCAAGCCTGCGCTGGGAGTGTTTCGGCAGTTGGTGCCGTGA
- the dcd gene encoding dCTP deaminase: MVYSDKQIKDALKDGHIIINPLVPDNIRGSSVDVTLGEWFYVTESNGRKDYYNPFDEDDVARYFKGPLQAIRHDEWCENNGRKLFGGIPADKQIIVLRPGERILAHTREFIGINPPGTTEMKSRSSWGRNGIAACFDAGWGDPGYINRWTMEIYNLNQHESVPLPVGERIAQIIFHETGPVERHYGDGGKYQGSTDIEQVIATWKPEQMLPRAFKDVRSS; the protein is encoded by the coding sequence ATGGTTTACTCCGACAAACAGATCAAAGACGCCCTCAAAGACGGCCACATCATCATCAACCCGCTCGTACCCGACAATATCCGCGGTTCCAGCGTCGACGTGACGCTCGGTGAGTGGTTCTACGTCACCGAGTCCAACGGCCGCAAAGACTACTACAATCCCTTCGACGAAGACGATGTAGCGCGCTACTTCAAAGGACCCCTCCAGGCCATCCGCCACGACGAATGGTGCGAAAACAACGGCCGCAAACTCTTTGGCGGCATCCCCGCCGACAAGCAAATTATCGTGCTGCGCCCCGGCGAACGCATCCTCGCACACACCAGGGAATTTATCGGCATCAATCCGCCCGGCACCACCGAAATGAAATCCCGCTCCAGCTGGGGCCGCAACGGCATCGCCGCCTGCTTCGACGCCGGCTGGGGCGATCCCGGCTACATCAACCGCTGGACCATGGAAATCTACAATCTCAACCAGCACGAGAGCGTGCCCTTGCCGGTAGGGGAGCGCATTGCGCAAATCATCTTCCACGAAACCGGCCCCGTCGAGCGCCACTACGGCGATGGCGGCAAATATCAGGGCAGCACCGACATCGAGCAAGTCATCGCCACCTGGAAACCCGAGCAAATGCTACCCCGAGCCTTCAAGGACGTCCGCAGCTCATGA